aattattatttttacaatccATCTCATATGACTAATATtctaatcaatattttatataataaaaacaattacataaGCTTAGTTCAAATCAGAGTTGACTGGCataacagattttatttaatctttaatagCCAAAATGATAGTCATGGTAATTATACAGTTTAGctgtaatcatcatcatcatcatcatcatcgtcaccatcatcatcatcatcatcacaagcCTTAATGCAATATTTATCGTCCTTGAACAATCCAATTAAGCATGACTCATGAAAACAATCTTGtgtaaatttatttaaacaacCTATGCtccaaacactttaaaataactttaattaagCAACTGAAAACTTGATCTATGTTAAATATGAACAAATCAGTAGTTCAAGTACATTCAAAACATAGCGAAGACCAAGGTTAGTTATTAAAGGGATTTAACATAACTTAGCGATAAGATTTCCAGTCCAAACGTTTTTAAAGTACAAACTGTCTTGTCTAGACAGTGGCAAGttatccttttattattattattattattattattattattattattattattattattattattattataggtttttacaattttaataataaaaaaaattacagcaaaatgtcaacttcttgtttttttttttgtttgttttttttttgggcaggGACATAAATGAGGAAATGCTCCATAGTTTTTTAGTAGCTAAGACTATAATATAGCCCACTGTACCGTGTGTACCGAACCTGAACTATATACACAAATCTTCCTTTTGCAATAAATATTCATAGTATAAAAGTGTGAATGCTTAGCCCAGGTCTTCCATTTAATTCAAAGTTAAATTACATATCAATTTGAATCTATAATAAAGATCTCCTTAGCATTATTTAAAGTAATAAGgtttttatgttattaataaatcGTATTACAGCGTGTTACCCATAACCTCTCCCTCATTTCCATGTAAATTTGCAGAGTAAAGGTATCCTGTCATCGCCCCTGCCCACGCGCAGAGCTCGATTGCCCGCTGCAGGCAGAGCGCGGGAAGACAGGACGCGGGAAGCGCGTGGAGAAGCAGCTGTCTTCACTGCAGATAAAACCAAACTAAATTTATTCATAagaaaaatacaattgttttattgGACAGTGTccttgttttaatgtgtaaagcCAAGGAACCTCGGACTCGCATTTCAAcgaatgacattttttttaaataattaaatattataaactgTTTAAGATGGGAATGTGGCACCCAACGCCTCAAAAGAGTTCACAGATGAAGCTCAGAGTTAAATAGCATGTGGCATGTACATCTGAACATAAATCGGAGATGAGATCGCCCTATAACATAACATTACATCGCTGAcgaagaaagagagacagagagagagagagagagcgagcgcgaGGGAGAGAACACACGGTTGCGGGCGCGCTCCCGGTGCGGCAGTCAGCGCGAACTCAACAGCTCGTGCCTCCTCCATCCCAACCCTCTCCGCCAACGCCGTCTCTCCAATCTCTGCCCTCTCCCTCCCTGCTCGCTTTTCTTAAAGCTCATTTCCGTGACGATCCGAAGCTCTTCTCCGGCACGATGAGAGACGCGAGCAGCGCAGCAGTGGGACAACCCGAACCGAACCGCTCGAAGCGGAACTGAGCTGCATAACTGAACGAACCGGCGTCATAAACAAACCTGTATtaaaaagaataagaagaagaTTTCTTTCAAATCACGTCTTCATCTTCTATCTTCTtggtgttagagagagagagagaccgaaagagagggagagagatcgGGAAAAGGCACAGGAGATCTCGGATGCtccggtgaaaaaaaaaaaaaaaaaaaaaaaaaagttatttttttttttcgtttcagACTTTTTGGAGATGGGAGAATGTAATGGGTGATCCAAAGAGTAATCtctgtatttaaaacaattatgcaTTGATTTGTTTCTGATGTAACTGCGCAGAATGCTATACAAATCACccagttttaatattatttttaacaagcGTATTTTTGTTAAAAGAAAATTCAACTTATATCTAAAGTGCAAGTTAAATATTAAGTTTAACGTTGATATTTAAAATACGGAGATTTTCCAATTATTTTCATTCCAAGGCatgctttttattgtatttttatttttacattttttattttctttgtagaCAGCCATCGGAGGCAGTCTGGGACCACCCGTCTCCAAACCCTGGAGATGTAAAGTTGGACACCACTAAAACCGAGTAGGTATTCGCTGCTTTATCGCTTGGGAATGGAAGGACGTTGGAATTGATTGCTAAAGCCAGGACACAGAAGGGTGGGAGGAAAATACAAAGTGCGCTATTCATGGAAAATTGCAGTTTCTTCTGGACGGAAAACAAGGATCTTTCGAGGGTTTTTGATcccttttttccctttttcaGAGTGTAGCACACTCAGCAGCATTTGGCTCTGAATTTCTCCACTGATTTGCTGATAACATCTGCTCTAATTAAGTGCATCCAGACTCTTGAAAGCAAATAACCTTCGTTACGCATTAAAGGTCTGATTGGCGTTTTGGCGACAGTCTTGGGATGCacctgtcattgtttttttttttttttgttttttttcttttttttccttttcaatgTTAAGTGGATACAGCGGTTGATTcgatttaaatatagatttatttttatttcatgttttgttgatCTAATGTTTGAGATTTGCATGAAAGcgatatttataaaaaacatgacaaaagtaATATTTCTCCAAATGTCTCTTGTTCTGCACTgtgtttgtactgtatgtgtgtgacagATGTAGAAGAATACAAACTGAACTGTTTGTAATGGTTATATGATTTAAACAATTTCGATTTGGTTTGTTTCATTCTGTGGTTAAAAACATTAGTGGTGATTATGTCCTTGAATCCTTTTTTGGGATTAGTGTAAGCGATCATCGAATGAAAGATGTCAAATCCATGATAATGCATGATCTTTATCGTAAACATGTCATGATGTGGAAGAGgaggtgtttttttgtgtgtgtgtagttcatTGTACAAAATGCTCAAAGCATTGCAACTGACACTCGCTGTCTGAGCCttctcatctgattttttttttttctctctgtgttttgtTGGCAGTGCTGTGAAGTGGCTCTCAGCCTTAACTTCATCAGGACTCGGTGGAAGGATGCTGTGGTTTACCCTGCTAAGCACAATAGCTTTAGGATGGACTACGCCGATCCCTCTGTTGGATGAGTCGGAAGAAATAGATGAGCCTTGCTTTGACCCTTGCTACTGTGAAGTCAAGGAGGGTATTTTCCACGTCCACTGCGACAGCAAAGGATTTACAAATGTCAGCCAGATCTCCCAGACTTGGACGAGACCCTTTAAACTCAATCTGCAGAGGAACTCCATGCGCAGGCTGTATTTTAACAGCTTTTTGCACCTCAATAATGCTGTGTCACTCAATCTGGGGAATAATGCACTACAGGACATACATGTGGGCGCATTCAATGGCCTGAGCAtcttaaaaaaactatttctgcATGAAAACAAACTGGAGGTGTTCAGGAATGACACTTTTATGGGGCTGGAGAGTCTTGAGTATCTTCAGGCGGATTACAACGTCATCAAGAGAATAGAGAGTGGGGCGTTTCGGAACCTGCACAAACTCAGAGTACTTATTTTGAACGACAATTTGATACCCGTGCTACCCAATTTATTATTCAGGTCTGTATCTCTCACGCACCTTGACTTACGTGGCAACCGCTTAAGAATTCTACCCTATAAAGGGACGCTGGAATACATCGGTCGCAGCTTGATGGAGATTCAGCTAGAGGAAAATCCATGGAACTGTGTGTGTGACATTGTGCAGCTCAAAACCTGGCTGGAGCGCATCCCCTACACAGCACTGGTGGGCGACATTACGTGTGAATACCCTTTTCATTTACACGGTAAGGATCTTCGTGAGATCAAGAGAAGTGAACTCTGTCCCTTACTTTCTGAAGCAGAGCTGGAGGCCAAACATGGCATTCCCAGATTACCgtttaataatgaaaatgtctGGCCCACCAAGCCTTCTTCTATGTTGTCATCTTTTCATAACACAGCCTCCTCAGTAGAGTACAGAGAGAGACACGTAAAGCCGACTAAACGGTTCAGACCCACAAAAACACCACCCACTCCTCGTAGCATTTACCCAGGACAGAATCAGCCTCCAGTCGCTGCCTACCAAACCAGACCCCCTATACCAATTATTTGCCCCACAGGGTGCATGTGCAATTTACACATTACTGACTTGGGCCTCACTGTCAATTGCAAAGAGAAAGGGTTTCACAACATTTCTGAGCTGCTACCACGACCACTCAACGCCAAGAAACTCTATCTAAGTGGGAATTTGATTCAGAAAATTTACAGGTCGGATTTTTGGAACTTCTCTAGCTTGGATTTATTGCACTTGGGTAACAATCGGATATCATATGTTCAAGAAGGCGCCTTTATGAACCTACCTAATTTGAAAAGTTTATACTTGAATGGCAACGACATTGAAAGGCTCACCCCTGGCATGTTTCGTGGTCTGCAGGCACTTAGTTACCTGTATTTCGAGTACAACGTCATTCGAGAGATCCAACCGGCCGCCTTCAGCCTCATGCCAAACTTGCAGTTGGTTTTTCTCAATGACAACCTGCTGCGCACCCTGCCCATGGATACATTTGCTGGCACCTCCCTGGCTAGGCTCAACCTGCGCAACAACTACTTTCTCTACCTTCCAGTGAGCGGAGTCCTGGAGCATCTCCACTCCATCGTTCAAATCGACCTTCACCAGAACCCTTGGGACTGCTCTTGCGACATTATCCCGCTCAAGCAGTGGATTGAGAAGCTCAGCTCCGTCATTGTTGTGGGGGAAGTGACCTGCAAGACCCCGGAATACGCTCTTGGCAAGGATCTGCGCACCCTGGAGGCTGAGGTCATATGCCCTGAGTTGAAATTCACAGCTTCTTCTCCAGTCCTGCCCAATGAAATGACGGCCACCAGCGGCTCAGACTTAGGAGAAGCGCCAACAGCGGGAGCTGTTCCGCTCTCTGTAATGATTCTCAGCCTACTGATTCTCTTCATCTCCTCTGTGTTTGTGGCTGCCGGTCTCTTCGCATTCGTCCTACGGAGGCGAAAAAAACTTCCCTTCAGGAAGCGTCAGGAGGTGGACCTTACGGGCATTCAAATGCAGTGCAAGATCTTTGAAGAAAGACAAACTGGCTCACCTGAGAAGCCACCCGGTCACATCTATGACTACATCCCCCATCCCGTTACTCAAATGTGTAACAATCCAATTTACAAACCACGAGAAGGAGAGATCGAGGGCGAGCAGTTTACAGAAACCAAGGAAAATAACAGTAATTATCGAACACTTCTGGAAAAAGAGAAGGAATGGACGATGGCTGTGTCCAATTCCCAGCTCAACACCATTGTCACCATCAATCAGTCAGGTGACATGGCAGGATTTCACGAAAATGGAGTGCTTTGCCCTACTGTGATTGACAGCCAGAGACCAACCCCTACAGTGGGTTTTGTAGACTGCCTGTACACCACCGTCCCCAAATTAAAGGACATGCATGTTGCACATTCACATCCACCCGGAATGCAATACCCTGATTTACAACAAGACGCCAGATTAAAAGAAACATTACTTTTCACTGCAGGGAAAGGATTCCCTGAGCATACCCAAAGTGAATACCTTGAATTAAGGGCAAAACTCCAAACCAAGCCGGATTACCTCGAAGTCTTGGAGAAATCATATAGATTCtaattaaattgaaaacagtATTACACAAACTCTCTCACTCCACACCCAAAAAGAATATGTATCAAAAAAGAAGCATGGCAAAATTATGtgtttcacacacttacacatacacacactgacacacatttCCCCCAAGTTGCTTTTGGAGGAAAGGCCATACTCAGATTCTTCAATGAAGTGCCTTTTTTTCAGAGTAGCCAGCAATGTTACCACCCATTATTTTTGTATGGAACAGATTTGTTGTTGAACCTCTGGAGCGCCTGGCACAGTTAGTAGAATATTTGCAGATTGCTGCATGCATTGGACTGCAGAAGGAGGTTATCGATCATAAACTTCACCTGCTATAGAGATACAGCGACGTATTACCCCGTTGAGTGGTCTATTTCATTTTCTATACAACAAAAGACAGAATTCTATCTCAAGGACGCACCGGAGgatcaatatttgtgaatatCTAATAACACTTCAAGATTTTATGGAGTTCAGCGCACTTTCTTAAGAA
This genomic window from Carassius auratus strain Wakin unplaced genomic scaffold, ASM336829v1 scaf_tig00215108, whole genome shotgun sequence contains:
- the LOC113093594 gene encoding SLIT and NTRK-like protein 3, translated to MLWFTLLSTIALGWTTPIPLLDESEEIDEPCFDPCYCEVKEGIFHVHCDSKGFTNVSQISQTWTRPFKLNLQRNSMRRLYFNSFLHLNNAVSLNLGNNALQDIHVGAFNGLSILKKLFLHENKLEVFRNDTFMGLESLEYLQADYNVIKRIESGAFRNLHKLRVLILNDNLIPVLPNLLFRSVSLTHLDLRGNRLRILPYKGTLEYIGRSLMEIQLEENPWNCVCDIVQLKTWLERIPYTALVGDITCEYPFHLHGKDLREIKRSELCPLLSEAELEAKHGIPRLPFNNENVWPTKPSSMLSSFHNTASSVEYRERHVKPTKRFRPTKTPPTPRSIYPGQNQPPVAAYQTRPPIPIICPTGCMCNLHITDLGLTVNCKEKGFHNISELLPRPLNAKKLYLSGNLIQKIYRSDFWNFSSLDLLHLGNNRISYVQEGAFMNLPNLKSLYLNGNDIERLTPGMFRGLQALSYLYFEYNVIREIQPAAFSLMPNLQLVFLNDNLLRTLPMDTFAGTSLARLNLRNNYFLYLPVSGVLEHLHSIVQIDLHQNPWDCSCDIIPLKQWIEKLSSVIVVGEVTCKTPEYALGKDLRTLEAEVICPELKFTASSPVLPNEMTATSGSDLGEAPTAGAVPLSVMILSLLILFISSVFVAAGLFAFVLRRRKKLPFRKRQEVDLTGIQMQCKIFEERQTGSPEKPPGHIYDYIPHPVTQMCNNPIYKPREGEIEGEQFTETKENNSNYRTLLEKEKEWTMAVSNSQLNTIVTINQSGDMAGFHENGVLCPTVIDSQRPTPTVGFVDCLYTTVPKLKDMHVAHSHPPGMQYPDLQQDARLKETLLFTAGKGFPEHTQSEYLELRAKLQTKPDYLEVLEKSYRF